tgCTATCATTAAGTGTCTATTATAAACAGAAGAGTTTATAGTTTTGATTTCCCAGTAAACATCATGCAAATAAATACCTGAAATTATGTATAGGATGTTATAAACATATACAATTCTctctatataattttataaacaaaattttcCATTATTCTTGGGAAAAATGTTATTTGcaatataatcatttaaaaactaGTGCAATCAAGAAAGGTTGATACCTCGTGGAGAGAACTGGAAGATATCAAAATGGTGGCTTCAAAAAACTACCCAATACAGCTCAGTGACAGTGACTGCAACACAAACTGATGCATGCCACAAATTTCATAAATCTGCAAAACGTTATTTTGAGTGCAAGAAACTTTGCCTGAAAGACTATacattgtataattttatttgattgcAGCCTACAAAAGGCAAAACCAATCTAtggtaataaaaaataaaaacaagggtTGTTcctgggtggatgggtggggtaGGAGCAAACTGGGAAGGGGCACAAGGAGGCTTTCTTGGTGATGGTGAggttctagctctctctctctctctcttttttttttttttttttttgacgggcagaattagacagtgagagagagagagagacagagagaaaggttttccttttccactggttcaccccccaaatggccactggggacggcgcgctgcgaccagcgtgcgctgcgctgatctgaagccaggagccaggtgcttcctcctggtctcccatgcgggtgcagggcccaaggacttgggccatcctccactgcactcctgggccacagcagagagctggactggaagaggggtaaccgggacagaatccggcaccctgacaggaactagaatctggggtgccggcgccgcaggcggaggattagccaagtgagcccctgTGCCGGCCCTTTAACTCTTGATATAGGTTGGGTTCCACAGATGCATgtcatttgggaaaaaataagtGTAAAGTTAAGATTTATGAGTTGTACTGGATTTAagttttatcttaaaaaataaaaatgttaactcTAGTTAATGATACACATACTGAAGTGTGTAGGAGTGAAGAGTACCGAAGTGTAGcttactttaaaattcatttaaaaacgAGATGGATTTGAGTGATGGGTGGACATAGAGATAAAACAAGCACCCCAGCAGTCTTGGACTCCAGGTGGTGGCTCTGTGGGTAGGCGCTGCAAAATTCTTCCAACTTTCCTGTGTGTTTCAGATTATAATTAACTGTTGGGAAAAACATAATAAGCCTGCAAGTATCTCTTCACTGCATACGTACGACTGGGGGCGAGCAGACAGGGTCGAGGACAGGGGTGTGTTGCGGAGTGGAtgctccctgctccccgcccAGGTCCCCGTCAGTGAGTGCCTttggctgctggggtgggggttgtgGGAAAATTGCCTTCGCTGGCAACGTTGATGCTCTTGTCTCCTTAGATCTGCCGGACCAAAAATACCAGTATCGAGGGCCTTAAAGCAGAcacttatttctctttattttccagGCAGGGAAGTCTCTGATGAAGGCACTGATAGGTGTGGTGTCTGGGACAgtcacagccagccagccatcttccagctgtgtcttcacatgggaAGGGGGCGTCTCTCTTCTAAGGGCACTTAATCTTATTTATCAAGGGGCAGCCTCATGGCCTAAGCACCTCCCAGAGGCCCCTACCTTCCAGGACCTTCACACTGGGGTTAGGATTTCAGTGTATGAATTGGGGTTGGGGAAGGGGACACAAAGAATCACACACTAGAAACTAGAATATActaagtgtctttttttaaaaaaaaaaaggtttacgtatttatttgaaagtcagagttacacagagagaggagaggcggagagagagagagagagagagagagagagaggtcttccatctgattgttcgttccccaattggccacaatggccagagctgtgccgatccaaagccaggagccaggagcttctgccgggtcttccatgtgggtgcaggggcccaaggacttgggccaccctctactgctttcccaggccatagcagagagttggattgaaagtggagcatccaggtctctaactggtacccatgtaggatgccagagccttaggccagggcgttaatccactgtgccacagcgctggccccaaaatactaaatttcttttttctttttcttttttaaatttatttgacaggtagagttatagacagcaagagagagacagagagaaaggtcttccttctgttggttcattccccaaatagctgctatggctggcacagcaccgatccgaagccaggagccaggtgcttcctcctggtctcccatgtggatgcaggggcccaaacacttgggccatcctccactgccctcctgggccacagcagagagctggactggaagaggagcagccgggactagaacccggcgcccatatgggatgccggcgccgtaggcagaggattaaccaagtgagccgtggcgctggcctaaatttCATGAGCTATAATATGGGCCAGGTCCTCACTCCTCCTAGGGTTGCATCTCAGTGAGTGACGATGCAGGAACAGAGTGCCTAGTTTATACCGCTGAGAAGTCTCGACTCATAGAACTGCAGGATGGAAGATGTGGTCCAGGCCCAGAGTGTAACCAAGCTCCAAAGAGTCCTGCCCGAGGCCAGCCTGCTATGTCCTGGAtgtgtgtcctggatgctccacttccaatccatctcccttttgatgtgcctgggaaagcagtagaagatgatccatgtccttgggccctttgcactcatgtaggagacctggatgaagctcctggcacctagctttggcctgacccagccctgctgtttgaggactgaaccagtggacagaatatCTCATTCATCCCCCCCACCCGTAATTCtgcattataaataaataaatcttaaaaaaccccAGACAATAGGGGTAGGGATTTGGCTTAATGGTCAAGATGCTGCATggggatgcctgtattccatattggagtgcttgggttcaagtctcagctctgcttccaattcctgcttcctgataaCATGCATTTTGGGAGGTTGCAGGTGATGGGTCAACTATCTGGGTCtgtgccactcatatgggagacccacactgagttcctagCTCGTGACTTTGGCCTAaccagctctggctgcagcaggcatttggagcatgaaccagtgaataggatatttctgcctttctctctttctttcaaataaaataaaataaattaattttaaaaacacaaataatgcCTTCTTAGAGGCATGTTGGAAATTAGTGCCACCCTTAAAGATCAAAAGCATGTATGTGTGGTGGCCCCTGCCATGTGTTTAATTCTCTAGTCTAGCCTTTATAAAAATCAGAATAATGAAAAATGGCAGTAAACTGATGCAAACACAACCAGGAAGTGTCCCAGTTGGAGCCACTGTATCACATGTGCCATCTTCGCTGCAGTAGATTAACGTGGCCTCTGCTAGATGGCATGTGGCCAGTGATTTGGAAAATGCAGACTTTTCAATTTCTATCAAAAAAGATGATCAGAAATGGTTTGCATTCACAGGGAAGAGAAACAGGATACATTTACAGCTTTGCTCCAGGTCTGTGCTCACTCTCCTACCCTCTGTTATGATCTAGACCCCAGAAACGCCATTGGTCCATTGATTGATTCCATCATGCTAGTTGGATCTGATAATGATGACTGGAGGCCTTGGGAATTCAGACACActccaggaggtgggaactcagcCTTGTAGTGATTCAGGGGATTGTCCTATGAGCAGAACTTTTGGGAGCCCAGTGTCAGGAGCCTGGCGGGGCACCCCATCTGCTTTGCTTTGGATATGGTCTGGGAGTGTGCCCCACTGGAATCCTAGTTCCCACTGCGGCTGTATTAGGAGGTGGAGGAACTTTTAAGAGGTGGGGACTACTGGAAACTGACTAGCTCACTGGGGATTCTGTGCCCTCCGAGAAAATTAATGCTGGCTTTGTGTCTTAAGTTAGTTTCTGTGACAGTGAGTTCTTAGGAAGAGAGCAAGACTGCTCCCTTCAGGTCTCTGGTGTTTTGTCTTGCTGGTGACCCTTCCCTCTCACATGTACCCTCACTGTGTCACCATCTGCCATGTTGTAATGCAGCCGGGGTGCCCTGACCAGAGCTGAGTAGATGCAAGCACCATGCTTTTATATCTGCTAAATTGTGTGCTACataacctcttttctttatatgtaGTGGCCTCAGATGCTTTGTTATAGCAATAGAAAGTGGACTAATACACCACCACAATTAAAGAGCAAATTACTGTCTGCAAGAAAAGAAGTGAAACACCTGGAAGACCCTTCAGGTCCTAGAAGTAACATACCCAACTCCTAACCCACATGCCTGGTGATACTATGGACTACCAAGTGGGCCGCACAGCAGACCAGCATTCAGTTGCTGATTCATGCTGTTGTGTAGGCAGCTCCAGTGCTTGACACACATGATCCAGCAGTGACGGTGGGAAGAAAAGATGCTATGTGGACTTTTCTGGCAAAGCCCTGATGAAGTAAATGCCACGCTAACCCCTAGAATCCTAGCTCCATCAGAGAACTATAGCCTATTCAAAAGAACTCTGCTGTTCTGTTGGGCCCTTATGGAGACAGAGTGTGCATGCCCAGTGATCATGACCTGTCTCATGTACCAGTTTCCATCCAATTTACTAAGGCATAAGTCTGGGCCGTTCTAATagccatttttattattttttttaagatttattttatttatttgaaaaatagctacagagagaggtagagacagagagagagaggtcttccatccactggttcactatccagatttccacaatggccggagctgcgctgatccaaagccaggagccaggaacttcttccgggtctcccacacatgtgcaggggcccaaggacttgggccatcttctgctttcccaggctatagcagagagctggattggaagtggagcaaccaggaccagaaccggtgcccatatgggatgctgctgcttcaggccagggctttactgcactgcaccacagtgtcagtcccaccatttttaaaaataaaagggaagtgGAATATTTGGACTCAAACACAAGCTGAACCTGGGGCTCAAGTAAACTGCATCAACAGGCGGTTCTGTGTTGACAGCCACCATGGTACCAATGCCTCCCCCTTGCTCACACCCGTGGCAATATGAGGATTCCTATAGATCAGCTTACGGAAGCAGATAAAGCTCGAGTTGGATTCACAGCTGGATCTGTATGTGATAAGCACCAGCCAAAAACGGAAGGCAGCTGTGTTGTAACCCTAGTCAGGAGTGGCCTTGGAAGACACTGAAATGGTGAAATCATCTCaatggaaaagcaatagaagatggcccaagtccttcggaccctacacccatgtgggagacctggaagaagctcctggttcctggctttggcctggcccagccctgaccattgtagccatctggagagtgacccagtagatggaagatctctctctctctctgtgtgtctctccttctctctctgtaactctgactttcaaataaagataaaataaatctttaaaaaaaaaatcccctctggagagctggcactgtggcgtagtaggctaagcctctgcctacactgccggcatcccatgtgggtgctggtttgtgtcccagctgctcctcttctgatccagctctgtgctatggcctgggaaagcagaagtcggcccaagtctttgggcccctgcacctgtgtatgagagaggaagaagctcctggctcctggcttcgtattggcacagctccggccattgcggccgtttggggagtgaaccagccattggaagacctttctctctgtctataactctgcctctcaaataaatgaagaaactctTAAATTCTTTCTGTGGGCAGAGACCTAAGAGATGTACCAAGTTGTTTACTGTTGGGAAAGAGAAGTGACTCAAAGAATGCCTATAGATTCTGGCCAGTGGTGAATGGATGGATTGGCTGACCATGGGCCAGAGGGTAAAAATCAGGGATAAAGGAGACTAGTGTGGCAAGTGACTGAATGTGTGGGAATAGTCAAAATGGGATCATTATTGAATTCTAAGTTTAAACCTACCAGAAAATATCTCACAGGAGTGGCGCCAAGCAAGCAAGCGAGCAGATGGAATGACTCACCCTGTTGATGTCAGCCAGCATCTGTCATCAGCCATGCCAGTGCCTGGCTTGGTGAGCATATGAATGCAGTGACTACGGAGGCAGCGGTGCAGGCTCTACAAAGGCCTGACAGCCTGCGTTTCTGCTCACCAGCACTGATCTGGCTTCTGCAACATACATACTCAAGCTACCAGCAATGGACAACCATGCTGCTTCCCGACATGGCACCGCCTCTGGGAGAGTCCAACCAGTCCCTTGGTGGAAAGCTTAGATTCCTTCCATCGTGACAGCACTGTAATTGGTTGTGGTGGGGATAGACAGCTGACTCAGGTGGAGTGTCTTTCCTGTCTGTAGGGCCTCAACCAGCAGCACCATCGGAGGGCTTACTGAGTCCCATTCTATTAAAAGGAGAGGTGGGAATGGCGCTGTGACTGTGAGTTCTACTGATTCTATGAAGTACTATATGGCTCAGAAACTGCTGGTCCAATAGAGTTTTCAAAGGCATAGCTGAAGTGCCAGCTCCATTTGATACTTTGCAGTATATTTGATATGGTGACTTGTCCCAAGACAAGGTAGGAGAGGCCTAGACGCCTTTTCCCAGTCTGCTTTGAAGGCAGGCTGTGGGCGTGTCCCGGCTCAGCCTATCAGATGCCCTGGGCGTGGCTGTGACTCTGCAGCCAGGGCCACAGGGACGCCCGCACCTCGCGGATCAGTGTCCCCGACAGTGGAGGATTTTAGTGTCGAGAGGCAGGGGCAGCTACTGTAGCCGCGTCCCAGggaactttttaaaagacatggCCTTTgagcattaaaaaaatgaagaagaaatggagTCAATACCTGCCAGGGGCAGTTGGCCTAGATCATTAACAGAGGATCACACAGCTATGGCTACACATGGGGTGGAGTTGGATATGTCTGGCACCTGGGCAATCCACTGGGCTAGCTCTTGGTTCATCTTTTCCTATTTTCATGGTGAATGGACAAAAGAAAGTCTGATCTGTAGCTCCCCCTCCATTTCTTTGCTGCTGCAACTTGTTTATAATTACTATTGAAGAAACACAATTGTGTATCCTGCAGGGTTTCCCAAAGTTCTAGATTTACTGACTGCATGTTTAAGGTGTCATTTAGCATGTTCCTCTGAACTGTGTATTTCCTCTAAATTGATAACTGGAGCAAACTTGATCAGATTCatgtttaattattattattattattattattatcaagaCTACTTAGTAGAGGGTGGTAGTTTCTTCCACGAAGAGAAATAGATGTGTGACAACAGTCACCCATGATCATTGCTTCAATTCATTTATTGAGTCAAAGTTGCAAAGTAATAATTTTCTGATGCTATCACTTAGCATTTAAGTTATTTCTTTAAAGCTagaatacttctttttttttttgtaacattgCAAATTTATTTCCAAACAAAATGTTCCTATTCCtgttaaaaacataataaattactGTATTTAAATAGTCACCTATGTATCTAATACAACTTGGAAAAGTGGTTCTGACATTGACATCACCAGGGTTCCTGTTACAAAGGCAAATTCTTGAGCCCCCATCCTAATGAGCTGGGAATTCTAGGGGTGGGGCCTGGAGATGGAGGCTTTGACAGGTGCCCTGAGGAGAACCGCTGACTTAGGGTAAAAAGAGTTCTAAAAAATGAATTCATGGAAGGCTAACCTCCTACAATGTCTCAGAACTGGAAAGCCCACCGCAGTGTTCCGCCAACTGCCTGTGAATGAGTACACTCGATTAGCGAACAAAGAACAAGTCCAGTTTCCTTTCTGTGGAGAAAATTTGGAACTACTACTCCTGAAGTGAAAAAATCATTGACTTTCAGGATATGCAAGTCCTAAGTGTCCAATTTTACCAgtaaaatacaaaagcaaaattCATTTTAAGGTCACTAATACACGAGTAAAATGAGGCCGTGGATATACTGTGTAAAGTTGCAagtgtcttttttctttaaaaaagttcaaaTGTCAACTGTGATTTCGAATGGTGACATACGAGATCCTAAGGACAACCAGATACTATAAATTTATGATTCAGAGCTCTCCACTGCAGACTCCCGAAAGTATTACAACTGCATTTTCTCAGGCAGAACACGAGAAGAGAATCAAATTTGATGGAGCAGACGGGTATCGGTGAGGCCCTCACTGTCGCACTTCTCAGTCACACGCCAAGGAATTCGAGAAGGTTCTAGAATcactgcccaccccagcctgccctgcagcGTGAGAGACACGAGGCAGGCGCGCTCCTCgcacctgccctggccccgcCGTGCACCGGAGGAcaggccggccgcggcgcgcAGGGGCAGGCGAGTCTAGTCCGGCACGCTGAAGGGCAGGGCGCTGATGACTTCCCCGGACTCGGTGACGATGGCCTCGTAGACCCAGCGGCGGTTGCAGCGGCACTTGGGGCCGCACTTGTTGGAGTTGCACTTGGGGCAGGGGTAGAAGCAGCCCAGGCAGTTCTTCTCCAGGCAGTCGCACAGGTCGGCGTCATTGCAGAGGAGTTTGCCGCTCCTGCTGTACTTCTTCATCACCTTACTCTTTGCAGAAAAATACTCGTTCATCTTTGACATCCGAGCCCTCTTTCGCTGCTCCCGAGTCTCGGGGTTGAAATCGGCCACCTGGGGTCCTGGGTTCTGAAATGCCAGGCATCGGAGCTGTCGCTCTATCTGCTGCAGCTGCTTCTGTCCGATTTGGCAGGTTTTCTCAGGAGAATTTCTATCCCTGGGTCCCTGTGGAGTGGAACTGCTTTCTGTTGCTTGTTCACTCATTTCTGATTGCTGAGAATCCTGACggcagatcctggctcctgatttcagcacggctcagccctgggtgtgactggcatttggggaatgaaccaggggaccAAGAGATGCGAGGTCTCTGGGCCGCGCGCGGCTACCTCACACGCCCGGGGTTCCCTCCCGGCCGCCCGCAGCGCGCGCGCTCCCGCTAGAATACTTctataaagagaaaattttccTTTATCTACTGTTTGCTTATCCAGTGGTGGATAATCAGTTCATATAGAAATATTCCTATGATCAGAGACTTTGTTGAACATTAGTGTAGGCCGAGGCCCATTTGGACGCTGTCTTATATTATTGGGCACCTGACTTACTCCTGGAAAGCAGAGGTTGAAAAAGTCAATGGCTGTACCTCCCAGCACATGCTGTAGGAGGAACTGTGGATTCAGCAAGATTTGCAACTGCTCTCCACATTGGCACGGGGAAAACAAGTGCCCTCAATTAAGGGAAGTGAGATTATCCCCTTACAGCCTTGAGCTGCACTCGGGCAACACACTGCACGGGAAATTTCACACGTCGGGCAGGGGTCAAGTAGAGCTATGCACGCAGAACCGGAAGGCATTGATCACTGGTAGGAATGAAGAAGGTATTTGGCAACAGGCAGTGCGGGTCTGCTTCAGTATTCCAAACCTGTAGGTTTAACTCTGAAGTTAAACCTGTTCCATCCGCGCGCTGTACGATATTACAATTGAAGAGTGCAGACGACTCGGTTTCATTCCCGCCAGCCGTGAAGGTCAGTGCTCCTCACCAAGTGCAGGCTGTGACTGGCTCAGAGTCTGTGCCACCACTGCTCTCTTTGGCCAGCctagggagcagcagggacccctgCCCATGTTAGGAGAGGCGAATTCCAATGGATCTTGCCCTTGGGTGATTTTCTAGGGTCAGAAATGTCTTTTGTCCTTCCTTGATTTTGGAAAAAAGCAGGTGGTCCTTATAGCCCTTTGGTCTTGTCATCCATCATTTTCTTATCAATGAGTCttttatatatcattatatatatatataatttttatatatcattatatatatatatataatttttatatatcattatatatatatatatataattaagagTGAGAGTGTCATAAACGCAGAGCCCAAGCATCAAAGGTCTGTAGGAGAGGAGCACCCAAGTCATTGGGACAGATGCGCAGCCCTGCGTGTAGTGTAACACTTCCGCTGCCTTCTGGCCTCTCTTTCTGAGAGAGCTTTGCCTGCATCCAGTAGCTGTAGCTCGATGGAGTCTCCAGGGTGACATCTGTGGTAGTCCGGGCGGGCGCATGAGTGAGCCCTCCGGGATCATGGGGATCACCTGTGCCCTGGGTATCTCCCCGTGGACACCTCCGGTAGAAACCAGCTGGGAGGTAGGAGAGGCCCAGACGCCTTTTCCCAGTCTGCTTTGAAGGCAGGCTGTGGGCGTGTCCCGGCTCAGCCTATCAGATGCCCCGGGCGTGGCTGTGACTCCGCAGCCAGGGCCACAGGGACGCCCGCACCTCGCGGATCAGTGTCCCCGACAGTGGAGGATTTTATTGTAGCCGCGTCCCAGGGAACTTGGCTTCCCTGTTCCTGCCTGTTTCATGAACTTGGTTCTCCAGCTTTCTTGAAGAATCTGTGCACTACCAAGACATCTTCCAAAACATTGTGACCCTGCTTACATCAGCCAGATGGCGCCTGGGTTAGAAACCTTGAGCATGGCTGATAGAGGAAGTGACCCCTTTCTGCAAAAGCATTACTGGGCCTTCCCAGTGCCTACCCTACAACCAGGCCATCCTGAATCAGACCTCGGTGTGAACCAGATGGCCTTGAGAGCCTGCATTCGCGTGGCGTCGGACTTCGGGGTTCCTGGGTTGCTGATGCCGTGGGTTGTTCACCTCCTGTGCCGTCAGTATGTGGGAAGGAAGACCGCGGCAAAGAGAGCAGCAACCCGAGAGCCCTGGGGAGAAAgcacacagcccagccccagcggaCCGGCCACAGCTTTACTGAGTCCTGCAGAGGGAGCCCGCTCGGTGCTTGATGTCCTTTCTTGAGGGACTGTAAACAAAGACCCAGACCTCATGCAACTTCCCCAACACAGGGCATGAATGCATGCCCCGCTGGTCTGGAGCCAGAGCAAAGGGGACT
Above is a window of Oryctolagus cuniculus chromosome 3, mOryCun1.1, whole genome shotgun sequence DNA encoding:
- the LOC138849165 gene encoding ARL14 effector protein-like — translated: MSEQATESSSTPQGPRDRNSPEKTCQIGQKQLQQIERQLRCLAFQNPGPQVADFNPETREQRKRARMSKMNEYFSAKSKVMKKYSRSGKLLCNDADLCDCLEKNCLGCFYPCPKCNSNKCGPKCRCNRRWVYEAIVTESGEVISALPFSVPD